The following coding sequences are from one Lolium rigidum isolate FL_2022 chromosome 6, APGP_CSIRO_Lrig_0.1, whole genome shotgun sequence window:
- the LOC124659206 gene encoding uncharacterized protein Mb2734-like, which translates to MGFGVVSILNAVFRRAFTSAGLRSSSAAVDADTTLHFWASPSLVPPSSDSKSNSKNGSDGKQRRPVVVLIHGFGPDPTWQWASQVGPLSRHFDILVPTLLFFGPSTTRAPDRSDAFQAANIAALLAGVGGGEEEEPREVHVVGTSYGGLVAYHLARALQVQGGRWRVGKVALCSSDLTKGPEDDRVLAAKGGVAEVTELMVPADTKALRRLMAIGAHDPPKYLPECLARELLRKCFGAQREGKIQLIKGIATGHGFKIAPLPQEVLIVWGEFDQIFPLEKAHKVKEKLGEKVTLKIIPNTGHLPQQEDSKLFNKILINFLLPSPPISASVK; encoded by the exons ATGGGGTTCGGCGTGGTGTCCATCCTGAACGCCGTGTTCCGGCGCGCCTTCACCTCCGCCGGCCTCCGGtccagctccgccgccgtcgacgccgaCACCACGCTCCACTTCTGGGCCAGCCCCTCCCTCGTCCCCCCTTCCTCCGACTCCAAATCCAACTCCAAGAATGGCAGCGACGGCAAGCAgcggcggccggtggtggtgctCATCCACGGCTTCGGCCCGGACCCGACATGGCAGTGGGCGTCGCAGGTGGGCCCGCTCTCCCGGCACTTCGACATCCTCGTCCCCACGCTCCTCTTCTTCGGCCCCTCCACCACCCGCGCCCCGGACCGCTCCGACGCCTTCCAGGCCGCCAACATCGCCGCGCTCCTCGCCGGCgtcggaggcggcgaggaggaggagccgcgggAGGTGCACGTGGTGGGCACCAGCTACGGCGGGTTGGTGGCGTACCACCTGGCCCGTGCGCTGCAAGTGCAGGGAGGAAGGTGGAGGGTGGGGAAGGTGGCGCTGTGCAGCTCGGACCTGACCAAGGGGCCGGAGGACGACCGGGTGCTGGCGGCCAAGGGCGGCGTGGCGGAGGTGACGGAGCTGATGGTGCCGGCGGACACCAAGGCGCTGCGGCGGCTCATGGCCATCGGCGCCCACGACCCGCCCAAGTACCTCCCCGAGTGCCTCGCGCGCGAACTCCTCCGG AAATGCTTCGGTGCCCAAAGAGAGGGGAAGATACAGCTCATCAAGGGGATCGCCACCGGGCATGGCTTCAAGATCGCTCCTCTCCCTCAG gaagtgtTGATCGTTTGGGGAGAGTTCGACCAGATTTTTCCGTTGGAGAAAGCCCACAAGGTCAAAGA GAAGCTTGGCGAGAAGGTGACGCTGAAGATTATCCCCAATACGGGTCATCTGCCGCAACAGGAGGATTCCAAGCTCTTCAACAAAATCCTCATCAACTTCTTACTACCTTCTCCGCCCATTTCTGCTTCCGTGAAATAG